The stretch of DNA CTCGTAGGTGCTCTCCAGGAACGTCTTGTCGCCCCACCTGCTCCGCTGCGTCACGAGCAGGTAGATGAGCGCCGACTGGTCGTCGGCCTCGAACGGCGGCCGCCCGGAGAGCTCCCGCGCGAAGAGCTCGCCGTACCGGTCGCGCACGGGGCCGCGCGGCCCCATGGGCGCCAGCGCGTCGAGGAGGTCGAGCGACCACTGGCAGTTGCGGATGAGGAAGCTGCCGGTGTTGATGCCGACCCAGCTCTTCTCCTCGAACACCTTGGCGGCCCAGCCGTGGAGCACCAGGTTGTAGGGCTCGTACCTCTCCCACGGCAGCTCGAAGAGCATGTCCGTGAACACGGCGTCCGAGTCCACCCACCAGAAGagctccacctccgggtgcgcCTGCATCAACGTCCGCAGCAGCGGCAGCTTCGCCCAGAAGCCCGACATCTCCGCGTCCAGGAACGCCGTGTTGTAGAACACCTCGAGGCCGTGCACCCGGCAGTAGTCGGCCTTGTTCTTGAACGCGCGCAGCAGCAGGTGGTCGCCGTCCGGGTCGGGGCACCGGGCGGGAGCCGACCCCGTGACGACCAGCACCCGCGGCCGTCCGCCGGGCGCCACGCGCGTGGGGAACTCCGGGTGCGCGGCGAGCCAGGCCGACCGGCGCGCGTCGTAGTCCAAGATGGTGCGGCCCAGCGAGTAGGGCGGGTCCGTCAGCTGCCGGGGCGGCGGGAGGCTGctgtcctcgtcgtcgtcggttGCGTtgccgggcgcgggcgcggcggcgacaggCGGCGCCGGGACGGCGACGCGGACGGGTTGTTCCTTGAACACGACGCGGATACGCGGGATGGCGAGGTCGAGGTCGGAGTTGGCCGGGCCGAAGACGAGGTAGAGCACGCAGAGCGCGAGGAGCAGGAAGGCGACCGCGATGttggaggctgccggggcgcagCGGCGGTAGTGCCGCCGGATGCCAGCCGGCTTGCCGCCGTGGTTTTCCCTCATTGTCACCAGACGGCCGGGAGCTGCACCCGGCGACTTGTAATTGTAGAATTGATTCTTTGTCTTGGCATTCGTGTCTGCTCGAAGAACTCCGTTTTAATCTTGTTTTTTTCGTGTTTTGTTTATGCCATCGATCGTGTGGCAAGGGTCAAACGACGGGAGGGGGAACCGGTGGTGCATGAAGGCCAGtgctccatttttcttttgcagAAGTTCAGAGCCAAGCGGAATCTGAAGAGGAGAAAACTGGCTGTCTGGGGATTGTTGGGGATTAAACTACTACTGAGCAGCGAATTTCTGGAAGTGCCGGTTCCGAATCTCGATGCGTCTTAGGGTTCTATTGCTTTTAATTGCCCATGTGCATCGGCTTAAAACCTGTGCAGGATTATTCTCCCCAGGCTGCACACTATGGCTGGCGATGAACAGATGGTGAAGCGCATTCGTTAGTGGTGGAGTACTGGAGTCTTTGCCCGTTTGATGGAATGTCAGAAActcacagattttttttttgaggggtgtcAGAAACTCACAGATAGACCAGGAGACTGGCCGGCCCACCGAGGGACGCCAGGGCCAACCGGCCAACAACAGTCCTGGGCCACGCTGACGGACTTCACCTTCTTGGACCAGGAGATCATGCATAGAAGCCCAATGAGCTCCACCTGCAGTCTTGTACTCTTGTCTTGTTTCAGTTTTGGAATAGATTAACCTACATTTCCATGTCAATCAAATCGGATTGATGTGGTGTTTGGGAGCTCCACCAAATTTAAATTTAGCTCCACAAAACAATACTCAAACACCACTAGtagctccactccactccatcAAAATTTGGCTCCACTCCATTTTTTACTCCTCAAGAAATACTCCACCAATTCTTGAAGCTGATGGAGTTGGATAAAATTAACCACCAATGCCACTCGTTACATAGAAAAATGTTTCAATCTTTCTGTTCTCGGCCAACACCCGCACAGCTCTCTCGACGCCTGCACGCCGTCGCTTGGGGCCcttcccaccgccgccggctaGGGCGCCGCCCGTCGCCACCGGCCGGTCTCCAGGGCCCCGCCCGCCACCACCGGCTCGGGCGCGCCGCCCTCTGGGGCCCCTCCCGTTGCCGCcggcctgggcgccgccgcccgccgagtCCCCTTCCACTGCCACCGACCGGGGGCCCTCCCCGCCGCCAAGCCCTCCTTCGCGAGACCGGGCTCGTGGCGGTCATGGAGCGGctccaagcgaagacaaacaAGGCCGtcaggaggaggcggcgtccgCGCTTGCAAGTGGCATGCCATGGAGATGGACCTCCACTGCAGCCTGCAGGTCCTAGGCCGAGAAGGTGGAGACGGGGATTGGAACAGAGCTCTCGAGGTAGAAGAACCACCTGACATGGGGTCCACGTGGAAGTAAGGCAACGGTTGGCTGGGCCGCTGGGCCACTAGCTTGCGCATTGGGGTGGTGGGGCGAAAGAACATTAGGCAAGAGGAGTGGAGTCATACAATTGCCAAACAAAATGGACTAGGAGTGCTGAAGTGGAGTAGagttggtggagtggagtggctATTTTGGGAGTGGTGTGCTCCCAAACAGACCAGTAAGCTCTAACACATAAGATATCACGCATccatattattttttaattaatgcTACGACTCAGATATTCATAGCACACACATTCAACCCGATGAACTCATGAGCGcaaatcctactgctatgagCATTTTTGAAGATTGAGTTAACAAATTTTCGAAAttaacgaagtcaccacagacgTCTCGTTGTCAATAGAatgccgcctaccactgaaagTCCAACGTTATTAAATTTTACAATATTTGCTTGCACGTGAAGTCGAACTCAAAATCTAAGATGCTACCAAAGCTCTGCTCTTGTAAGCTATATACCCTTTCGCTCAGGCACACATGCATAGTAGGGCAACGTGCTTCGTTTTCCCTTTGTTTTGGGCTGTGGATCCATGCGTGTTATAATTAGTCCAACTGTACAGTGTCCGCTGCTTCCCGAGCACAGTAGACTTTCGATCAATTTTCGCCCGTTATAGTAATATATagatttatataaaataattagAATTAGCATCCCACGCCCGTTTATTCTGCATCGGCACATGGCGCCAACTACTGTACTGTACAAACGAACGCCCAACCCGTTTGTTCTGCATGACTGCATCGGCTGGCGGCTGTGACTGATATTTCTACGCACGCACGCGTCGATGCAGCCACATGGTCTAGTTTTCCCTGCTTGCTCTCGCTTCCGGCGGGCTGgatcgcgccgccggccggccggttgcTGTGTCGTGTTTTCTGTCCAGTCACGATCGTGCACGCGCCTGCAGGGCTGCAGCCAGGCGCGCGCCGTCCCAAGGCGTCATGATTTATCAatctaggccgtgtttggttgcgcgttgtaaaaattttgaaaagacatatttctacatttgaaatattaaatatagattaatcataaaaataattacagaactcgtctgtaaatcacgagacgaatctaatgagcctaattaatccgtcattagaagttgtttactgtagcattactgtagcaatttagcatttaattacagcctaattagggccattagattcgtctcgccatttacagacagcagtcgcaatacgttttttatttcgtttagatttaagtctccatgcaagtgccggaaaaaaattttggaatttgaaATTATGCATCCAAACATGGCCCTACTCGAATAAACACCCTCCATTTGGAACCGACCCCTCTACAGTAACGGTACAGCGATTCGGTGACTGACACCGTGACGCGTGGAGCCAGACCTACGCGTCAATGACCGAAATCAATCCCTCTATTTGCGTTTTGCTCTTATTGTCGACAGCAACTCAGCAAGCAATCACGCGTACAACAAACAGATCCGATGCGTCTGAAAGGGAAGCGAATGTTCTTTATTCGGGATAGGATAAAGGGTAGGATAAAATGCTGCAGTTTTTCCTGGACTGTAAGTTGGCGGCGCCAAAATTAAGGGCAAGTACGTGATGGTATTGACACATACATAGCAAGTTTGAAAACTCACACGCGTCACTCACATGCGACTCGGTGCATCCATCGTCTCCTGCTGTGTATTTTTAGCAGCAACTAGCGTGACAGCCGAGCACCACCAGCAAGTATATTCTCCAGTGACAGGCATGCATTAACATacaccaacaacaacaccggccggccggcgcgcacCGCGTCCCGTCGACCAAAACGACGAAACGTCCAAGCCCCGAGCGTCCACATTTCCCTATTATGGGATCTCTGACTGGCACTGGTACTAGTACTGGTACTGCACCGGCGGCGTCAGATCCTATATACCGGCAACCCGCGGGGTTCCTCGCGGCCGCCTTGCACGCCCTTCCTCCGTCGTCGGCGATGTCGGAGGAAGCCGACCGGCGAccgcggcagcagcggctgctCCCCGTTCCGTTCATCCCCGTGCTGCTCTTCCTCGTCGCGCCGTTCGCCCTCTTCCTGTTCACGTCGCCGGACTTGCAGCTCCCTCGTATCCGCATCGAGTATGGCCGCGGCGACGCTCCCTCCAGCGCGCCCTCGGCCATGCGCACGTCGCCGTCTCCGGTTCCCCGTGCCGACGACAGCAACGAGGAGACGCGgttcccgccgccgcggcagctgACGGACCCGCCCTACTCGCTCGGCACAACGGCCGTGTCGGGCTACGACGCCCGCCGGGCCAAGTGGCTCCGCGACAACCCGCGGTTCCCGGCTTTCGTCGCGCCGGGGCGGCCCCGGGTGCTCGTGGTCACCGGGTCGTCGCCGCGCCGGTGCGGGAACGCGGACGGCGACCACCTGCTCCTCCGCGCGTTCAAGAACAAGGTGGACTACTgccgcgcccacggcttggacaTCTTCTACAGCAACGCCGTGCTCGACGCCGAGCTGTCGGGGTTCTGGACCAAGCTGCCGATCCTGCGCGCGCTCATGCTCGCGCACCCGGAGACGGAGCTCCTCTGGTGGGCGGACTCCGACGCCGTGTTCACCGACATGCTGTTCGAGCCCCCGTGGGGCAGGTACACGGCCCACAACCTCGTCCTCCCCGGCTGGGACGACAAGGTGTACGCGGCCAGGAGCTGGCTCGGCATCAACGCCGGCAGCTTCATCATCCGCAACTGCCAGTGGTCGCTCGACCTGCTGGACGCGTGGGCGCGCATGGGGCCGCGCTGGCTCGGCATCAACGCCGGCAGCTTCATCATCCGCAACTGCCAGTGGTCGCTCGACCTGCTGGACGCGTGGGCGCGCATGGGGCCGCGCGGCCCCGTGCGCGACCAGTACGGGAAGGTCCTCGGCGCGGCGCTCTCCGACCGGCCGCCGTACGAGGCCGACGACCAGTCGGCGCTCGTGTACCTGCTCGTGACGCAGCGCGGCAGGTGGGGCGCCAGGACGTTCCTCGAGGGATCGTACAGCCTGCACGGCTACTGGGTGGACATCGTGGACAGGTACGAGGAGATGCGGCGGCGGAGTCGGACGccgggggtcggcggcggcggcgaacggtgGCCGCTGGTGACGCACTTCGTCGGGTGCAAGCCGTGCGGGGGCCAGTACGCGAGCTACGACGCCGCGCGGTGCCGGCGCGGCATGGAGCGCGCGCTCAACTTTGCCGACGACCAGATTCTGAGGCTCTACGGGTTCGAGCACGAGTCGCTCAACACCACCGCCGTGCGGCGCGTCCGGGACGAGACGGGCGGGCCACTGGACGCGGAGGACGAGGAGATCGGCCGGCTCTTGCACCCGACCTTCAGGGCTGGCAATCGCGGGTGATTCACCACGTAGGTTTTGTTAGTTAATTTGGAGCTTGTTACTGGGGGAATTAACGTTGTGTCTAAGGATTTGATTCGTCTCATTGTGTCAATGTCCAAGAGCCGTGTAAATTATTCGTCTCAATGAGCCGTGTAAATTGCTTTAAAAAATTGGATGCAATTCTTCGACCATTGTTTAAGGTGCTCCCAGTCCCAGACGGCACGAGCATGGGAGCGGGCCGCCTCAGCCTCTGACAGCCACTTAAGCTGACCGCCAATACTGGTGAGTCGCCTAGAGCCGTGGATGCTACCTTGCCTGCTTTGTATTGCAGTTCTTATATATGCCCTTCTCGACacctatatttttttaaaagaattaGAGATATGTAATTGGGTATCAACTGGAATGATGAAAGTCATTTTGCAATGCATTCCGATGTAATGGCCCAAACTTTATTTTACCTCCTTTTTACAGCCGAAATGACTTCTAGTGTGAGCTGAGCTTTTTAAAGATAAAGTAAAACGTTCCAGCCTCTACACCCACAACTCAACCTTTGTCTATTCATACACCTATACACAATCAAATTGAGGGCCGAAGGAGGGGTGAGTTGGGACGACCGGGAGCTTTGGCCCAGCTCAGGGCGCTTGTGCCTAGCCCAAGACCTGGTGGATCAGCACACCAGTTCGCTAGGGCCCAACCCAGGCGCTAGCTAACTCGCGGTACCGTCCCCAGCCCGACGTGGAGAACGAAGGAAAACGGCGACAGAGGGTATcataggtttttttttttttgctaacgCAGTAAGATGAAATTACTACATGGAAGATGATATCTTGTGGCAACTGGTAACTCAGGTCCCAGATCTGGAAGATCCTAGGACTCTGTGGCTTTTAACTGCCCATGGGCACCGGCTATTCTTCCCAGGTTGCCGTACTAGCCCGCGGTCCTACAGGCCGGGGTGACTCGGAGTACGCGTCGGGTACTTGGGTCACTGGTTCAATCTTTTTGATCTACTCAGTGTCAACTACTAGTAATGCGTATGATGAACAGTCTGTCTGGCGAGCTCCAACTCCAACCTCGCCACAACCACAATACACGCCAGGCCATTTGACTCTGTTTTGAGTGATCAGCCATGTAAAAGGCTTGCACTTTTGTGGTGCTCAGTAGCTCCAAATATTCTTTTTCCGCAAAGTTGCAAGCACCGATTAATTGTGTTTAGTATTCTGGCAGCTGTGTGTTCACCATGTGCTGTAAGTTTCCAAAATATGCTCGTCCGGGCTTTGCCGTTGGAGCTGGGGTCTTTAGGCTGACCAACTAATTAGGTGGATCACCGAGATGTTGCTGTTCATTTTAGGCACTAATTTATGGGTTGTTTCCAGTATTTTGTCGAGTTTACTATTGGACCTCTGACTATAGAGCCCTGAAGACGTAGTGACGTACTGGTTGGGAGGAGAGCACggtttgtttgtttttattcCACTACGAAAACATGTATTTTGTACAAGAAGAATCGCCCGAAATGATGTTTCTCGTGAAGAGGGGAAAAGTTTCCAAGCAGACCGGGAAGTGGAGGATCCAAAAACTAAGTAAAGAGCCGAAGTTTTTATCAACCGTCGTGTGCATAAAAACCGACATTTACATGGATTCCCGCTCCAGCCGgcgtgcattatattctgtcaGACTGCGGCACCGAAACGTCGAAAGCTGACTCGTCCATGCGTAGGATCTAGCGCTTCTAGTTCAGCATCAGCCCAGCAAGCTATCTACTACCCTGCAGTGCAGGGTGTAGCACCCTTCCACCGTCGACCATGTCGGAGCAGGCCATCGTGGCCGACCGGCGAGGCTGGCAGCATCCGCCGTTCCGCCTTGTGGTCGTCCtcgtcttcctcttcctcggggTGCCGggcgccatcttcttcttcatgtcGACTGGCCTGGCCCGCCTCCCCCGCATCCGCGTCGAGTACGACTACGACCGATGCCACGCTCACTCCACCGCGCGTACGGATcagcccccgccgcccccggaTTTAGGTGTCGACAACGGCGTCGAGCAGCAaaggccgcagccgccgccgccgccgcgccagctGACGGACCCGCCGCACTCGCTCGGCCCGGTCCCGACGGACTACGACGAGCGCAGAGCCCAGTGGCTCCGCGACAACCCGCGGTTCCCGGCCTTGGTCGCGCCGGGGAGGCCCCGGGTGCTCGTGGTCACCGGGTCGTCGCCGCGCCGGTGCAGCGCCCCGGACGGCGACCACCTGCTGCTCCGCGCGTTCAAGAACAAGGTGGACTACTGCCGCGTCCACGACTTGGACATCTTCTACAGCACGGCGGTGCTGGACGCGGAGCTGACGGGGTTCTGGACCAAGCTGCCGCTGCTGCGCTCCCTGATGCTCGCGCACCCGGAGACGGAGCTCCTGTGGTGGATGGACTCCGACCTGATGCTCACCGACATGCTGTTCGAGCCGCCGTGGGACAGGTACGGGAGCCACAACCTCGTCATCCCCGGCTGGGACGCCAAGGTGTACGGCGCCAAGAGCTGGCTCGGCATCAACGCCGGCAGCTTCATCATCCGGAACTGCCGGTGGTCGCTCGACCTGCTAGACGCGTGGGCGCGCATGGGGCCGCGCGGCCCCGTGCGCGAGATGTACGGCAAGCTCATCGCCGAGACGCTCTCCGACCGCGGGCCGTACGAGGCCTGCGACCAGTCGGCGCTCGTGTACCTGCTCGTGACGGAGCGCGCCAGGTGGGGCGGCAAGACGTTCCTCGAGAGCTCGTACAGCCTGCACGGCTTCTGGGCGGGGATCGTGGACAGGTACGAGGAGATGCGGCGCGATCCGACGccggggcccggcggcggcgagcggtggcCGCTGGTGACGCACTTCGTCGGGTGCAAGCCGTGCGGCGGGGACGACTCGAGCTACGACGCCGCGCGGTGCCGGCGCGGCATGGAACGCGCGCTCAACTTCGCCGACGACCAGATACTGAACCTGTACGGGTTCGAGCACGAGTCGCTCAACACCACCGCCGTGCGGCGCGTCCGGAACGACACCGGCGGGCCGCTGGACGCGGACGACGTGGACCTCCGCCGGCTC from Panicum virgatum strain AP13 chromosome 9K, P.virgatum_v5, whole genome shotgun sequence encodes:
- the LOC120648167 gene encoding probable glycosyltransferase 4, producing the protein MSEEADRRPRQQRLLPVPFIPVLLFLVAPFALFLFTSPDLQLPRIRIEYGRGDAPSSAPSAMRTSPSPVPRADDSNEETRFPPPRQLTDPPYSLGTTAVSGYDARRAKWLRDNPRFPAFVAPGRPRVLVVTGSSPRRCGNADGDHLLLRAFKNKVDYCRAHGLDIFYSNAVLDAELSGFWTKLPILRALMLAHPETELLWWADSDAVFTDMLFEPPWGRYTAHNLVLPGWDDKVYAARSWLGINAGSFIIRNCHFIIRNCQWSLDLLDAWARMGPRGPVRDQYGKVLGAALSDRPPYEADDQSALVYLLVTQRGRWGARTFLEGSYSLHGYWVDIVDRYEEMRRRSRTPGVGGGGERWPLVTHFVGCKPCGGQYASYDAARCRRGMERALNFADDQILRLYGFEHESLNTTAVRRVRDETGGPLDAEDEEIGRLLHPTFRAGNRG
- the LOC120648824 gene encoding probable glycosyltransferase 5, with the protein product MRENHGGKPAGIRRHYRRCAPAASNIAVAFLLLALCVLYLVFGPANSDLDLAIPRIRVVFKEQPVRVAVPAPPVAAAPAPGNATDDDEDSSLPPPRQLTDPPYSLGRTILDYDARRSAWLAAHPEFPTRVAPGGRPRVLVVTGSAPARCPDPDGDHLLLRAFKNKADYCRVHGLEVFYNTAFLDAEMSGFWAKLPLLRTLMQAHPEVELFWWVDSDAVFTDMLFELPWERYEPYNLVLHGWAAKVFEEKSWVGINTGSFLIRNCQWSLDLLDALAPMGPRGPVRDRYGELFARELSGRPPFEADDQSALIYLLVTQRSRWGDKTFLESTYELNGFWEGIVDRYEELRRKSRPGDLGDGRWPLVTHFVGCKPCRRYADSYPADRCRRGMERAFNFANDQILRLYGFEHESLNTTAVQRVRDETGGPLDADDEELRRLLHPTFRAAKPT
- the LOC120652628 gene encoding probable glycosyltransferase 4 codes for the protein MSEQAIVADRRGWQHPPFRLVVVLVFLFLGVPGAIFFFMSTGLARLPRIRVEYDYDRCHAHSTARTDQPPPPPDLGVDNGVEQQRPQPPPPPRQLTDPPHSLGPVPTDYDERRAQWLRDNPRFPALVAPGRPRVLVVTGSSPRRCSAPDGDHLLLRAFKNKVDYCRVHDLDIFYSTAVLDAELTGFWTKLPLLRSLMLAHPETELLWWMDSDLMLTDMLFEPPWDRYGSHNLVIPGWDAKVYGAKSWLGINAGSFIIRNCRWSLDLLDAWARMGPRGPVREMYGKLIAETLSDRGPYEACDQSALVYLLVTERARWGGKTFLESSYSLHGFWAGIVDRYEEMRRDPTPGPGGGERWPLVTHFVGCKPCGGDDSSYDAARCRRGMERALNFADDQILNLYGFEHESLNTTAVRRVRNDTGGPLDADDVDLRRLLHPAFRAANL